A window of the Caldalkalibacillus salinus genome harbors these coding sequences:
- a CDS encoding trimeric intracellular cation channel family protein produces MVWDVLNVIGTIAFAMSGALVAMEEKYDIVGIYILGFITSFGGGAIRNLFIGIPITELWQQTTLFTIAIITVTVIFVLPRHIMGHLRKWHILDAVGLSAFAIQGAMHALAIELPLVAIMFAAAITGAGGGILRDVLAQRKPFVLKQDIYVLWAVLAGFVIGMGWATAPYQLYLLFGFIVCLRLVSVKHQWALPTRAV; encoded by the coding sequence ATGGTTTGGGATGTATTGAATGTGATAGGAACGATCGCTTTTGCTATGAGTGGCGCACTTGTAGCCATGGAGGAAAAGTATGACATTGTGGGCATTTATATTTTAGGGTTTATCACCTCCTTTGGTGGAGGCGCCATTAGGAATTTATTTATCGGGATTCCGATTACAGAGTTATGGCAGCAAACAACCCTATTTACCATCGCAATAATCACAGTCACTGTTATTTTTGTTCTACCGCGTCATATTATGGGCCATTTACGCAAATGGCATATTCTTGATGCTGTCGGATTATCTGCCTTTGCTATTCAGGGGGCTATGCACGCCTTAGCGATAGAGCTCCCGTTAGTAGCCATTATGTTTGCAGCCGCTATTACAGGTGCGGGTGGGGGGATCCTGCGTGATGTTCTTGCCCAGCGTAAGCCTTTTGTACTGAAACAAGATATTTACGTGTTATGGGCTGTCTTAGCTGGTTTCGTTATTGGCATGGGTTGGGCCACTGCACCTTATCAGTTGTATCTCTTGTTCGGATTCATCGTCTGCTTAAGATTAGTATCCGTTAAGCACCAGTGGGCACTCCCCACACGAGCCGTTTAA
- a CDS encoding helix-turn-helix domain-containing protein, which translates to MKGPYPEIQAVIAYIHEQIHEPLALQDLAKYAGYSPYHFSRIFKEQIGLSPLYYVSALRLQKAKDLLLQTNLSVRDIGLEIGQQSLGTFTTRFTDRVGVSPAHFRQSQLQTDQQLRSLQNLTRWHAQKPHHDPTIEGTIHTETPFKGIVFVGLFAKPIPEGLPLYGTIVSSEGHFVLPHVQPGTYYLMATSVSWGMHAKDILLPHQTLRGRSRSPITVKPTGKVPHQNVTLHPPRLGDPPILISLPLLMSRFLSRFNHGQQI; encoded by the coding sequence GTGAAAGGTCCCTATCCAGAAATACAGGCCGTGATCGCTTATATCCATGAGCAGATACACGAGCCGCTTGCCCTTCAGGATTTAGCTAAGTATGCGGGCTACAGTCCGTACCATTTTTCACGTATCTTCAAAGAGCAAATCGGCTTGTCTCCGCTATATTACGTGTCCGCCTTACGTTTACAAAAAGCGAAAGATTTACTTCTACAAACCAACCTGAGTGTACGGGATATTGGACTAGAGATTGGGCAACAAAGCTTAGGTACATTTACCACTCGTTTTACGGATAGAGTGGGTGTATCACCTGCACACTTCAGACAGTCCCAATTACAGACGGATCAACAACTACGTTCTCTACAAAATCTCACCAGATGGCATGCGCAAAAGCCCCATCATGATCCCACGATTGAAGGGACGATTCATACGGAGACGCCTTTTAAGGGGATAGTATTTGTTGGATTGTTTGCTAAGCCCATTCCGGAAGGGTTACCTTTGTATGGCACCATCGTTTCTTCTGAAGGCCACTTTGTGCTTCCTCATGTCCAACCAGGAACTTACTACTTGATGGCCACCTCAGTCAGTTGGGGGATGCACGCCAAGGATATCCTGCTCCCTCATCAGACACTGAGAGGACGTTCAAGATCACCGATTACGGTTAAACCTACGGGTAAGGTCCCACATCAGAACGTCACCCTTCATCCACCAAGATTAGGAGACCCCCCCATCTTAATATCACTGCCACTACTTATGTCTAGATTTCTAAGTCGGTTTAACCATGGACAGCAAATATAA
- a CDS encoding NAD(P)H oxidoreductase, giving the protein MKVLTIVTHPRTDSLTFSVASRLVKGLEDAGHKTEVLDLYRSGFDPVLWEADEPDWSADVQHFSPEVEKEMTRIAEHDALAFVFPLWWWSMPAMLKGYIDRVFNYGFAYGPNKLQHEHVLWLSLAGAPVERFTKRHYDDMMTHYFNVGLADYVGIKSSKFELFYQTIHPTQEHIEDLLTQAYKLGLNYPKA; this is encoded by the coding sequence ATGAAAGTATTAACGATCGTGACTCATCCCAGAACAGATTCTCTCACATTCTCTGTGGCCAGCCGATTGGTAAAGGGACTAGAGGATGCAGGGCACAAAACCGAGGTCTTAGATCTCTACCGTAGTGGTTTTGACCCGGTATTATGGGAGGCGGATGAGCCAGATTGGTCCGCAGACGTCCAACACTTCTCACCTGAGGTTGAAAAAGAAATGACTCGCATAGCGGAACATGATGCACTAGCCTTTGTTTTTCCTCTGTGGTGGTGGAGTATGCCAGCCATGCTCAAGGGGTACATCGACCGTGTCTTCAACTATGGTTTCGCCTATGGCCCGAACAAACTTCAACATGAGCACGTGTTGTGGTTAAGTTTAGCAGGCGCGCCTGTAGAGCGATTTACGAAACGTCATTACGATGACATGATGACACATTATTTTAATGTTGGCTTAGCAGATTATGTCGGTATTAAAAGTTCAAAGTTTGAATTGTTTTACCAAACGATACATCCGACACAGGAGCACATTGAAGACCTATTAACACAAGCGTACAAGCTAGGGTTAAATTATCCTAAAGCTTAA
- a CDS encoding VOC family protein, whose protein sequence is MALQADKIFVNLPVKDLEKTKAFYSSVGFAFNPQFSDNKAACMVISDHNYAMLLLEEYFQTYTKKEISDATTSTEAILAITAESREQVDEIVNRALAAGGKHSMDPQDHGFMYGWSFQDLDGHMWEVIYMDESAVHS, encoded by the coding sequence ATGGCGTTACAAGCGGACAAGATTTTTGTTAATTTACCGGTCAAGGATTTAGAGAAAACGAAAGCATTTTACTCCAGTGTGGGGTTTGCCTTTAATCCTCAATTTTCAGATAATAAAGCGGCGTGTATGGTGATTAGTGATCATAACTACGCCATGTTACTTCTTGAGGAGTACTTTCAGACGTACACAAAGAAGGAGATATCTGATGCAACAACGAGTACCGAAGCCATCTTAGCGATAACGGCTGAAAGTAGGGAGCAAGTAGATGAGATTGTAAACAGGGCATTGGCAGCGGGTGGAAAGCATTCAATGGACCCACAAGATCACGGCTTCATGTATGGTTGGAGCTTCCAGGACCTAGATGGTCATATGTGGGAAGTCATTTATATGGATGAAAGTGCCGTTCATTCTTAA
- a CDS encoding DinB family protein has product MNKTVTLSDLLLKEFKHEVNTSRRVLECIPEDKLSWAPHEKSMTMGQLGYHIAVIPGVLTELFTEQMLELPDVTFPQPQSLSEILSALDQGETASIERLSSWDDDDLQAVCQLTQKGEPFFTESRYFMLRSVMLNHWFHHRGQLVVYLRLLDIPVPAVYGPSADEDPSL; this is encoded by the coding sequence ATGAACAAAACGGTGACGTTAAGTGACTTACTGTTAAAAGAGTTTAAGCATGAAGTAAACACCTCACGACGAGTACTTGAGTGTATACCCGAAGACAAATTATCTTGGGCGCCACACGAAAAGTCTATGACAATGGGACAACTCGGTTATCATATTGCTGTTATCCCTGGTGTCCTCACAGAACTTTTCACCGAACAAATGCTTGAACTGCCTGATGTTACCTTTCCACAACCCCAATCACTTTCCGAGATTCTATCAGCTCTAGATCAGGGTGAAACAGCATCAATCGAGAGGCTATCCTCATGGGATGATGATGATTTACAAGCAGTATGTCAATTAACACAAAAGGGAGAACCCTTTTTCACTGAATCGAGATATTTCATGCTCCGCTCAGTGATGCTCAATCACTGGTTTCACCATAGAGGACAACTCGTCGTATACCTGCGTCTATTAGATATACCTGTTCCTGCTGTCTATGGGCCAAGTGCAGACGAAGACCCCAGTCTTTAA
- a CDS encoding helix-turn-helix domain-containing protein, translating into MMNRMDIGAKVKTLRSEKGYTLREFAEQCKLSPSLVSQVERNATSPSIQTLIKMGEVLGIPVGRFFEEAEEARKQSVVRREQRRKLELPDHIPVYELLTPAHMDGDVRLLRVVLEAGQYSSSEKVEHHDTETCYVLSGEVHVVFPHTEQRLYAGDTISFRSTTPHQFYNPGLTQTELLLVISSL; encoded by the coding sequence ATGATGAATCGTATGGACATTGGTGCAAAAGTGAAGACCCTAAGATCCGAAAAAGGCTATACCCTACGGGAGTTTGCTGAGCAATGTAAGCTTTCTCCTAGTTTGGTCAGTCAGGTGGAGCGTAACGCGACAAGCCCCTCCATCCAGACGCTGATCAAAATGGGAGAAGTCTTAGGCATTCCCGTGGGCCGCTTTTTTGAAGAGGCAGAAGAAGCACGGAAACAAAGTGTTGTGCGTAGGGAGCAGAGGAGAAAGCTCGAACTTCCTGATCATATCCCCGTATACGAGTTGTTAACGCCCGCTCACATGGATGGTGACGTACGGTTGTTACGTGTGGTGCTTGAGGCTGGTCAGTACTCATCTTCGGAAAAGGTCGAACACCACGACACAGAGACATGCTATGTGTTGAGTGGGGAAGTACACGTTGTTTTTCCTCATACGGAACAAAGGTTATACGCAGGGGATACGATATCGTTTCGCTCGACAACGCCTCACCAGTTTTATAATCCCGGGCTAACGCAAACAGAGTTACTTCTGGTGATCTCATCTTTATAG
- a CDS encoding Na+/H+ antiporter NhaC family protein has translation MKRAILTFVYLLGSIVTSAILGIPLVLGFAVGFCFIFLLVLRTGVSLREGLGICYAGVRKIRPVMSILVLISLLIPAWILSGTIPTIIYYLTGWIQVEWIVLFAFVLSAGTSYVIGTSIGTLGSLGMIILGVAVSVGAPVPIVAGALVSGAFFGDRTSPLSSMVHLTSTTVEEHVRVILRNMSFSTVMLLTVCLLFYTLLGSSIEVNGEALGNQVLMQLTETYVIHLAAILPIGLLFGCILMKMSTVYALLCGVGSALILALTMQGASFSEVSSSLLSGYHSAPEGLEAILRGGGLGSMVPLLLFVSLAGMLNGLVERTQMFYPLIQKLFMGVSTFTGYTYRTVILAISLAVSGCNQAFPVILTGRSVHSMWRQAGLRQGDLGRIINDSAVVTSGLIPWNMVAILSSAAIGVATLDYMLYAILLWFAPVVTVLASYWEQRKAQHTPKVGQSKSY, from the coding sequence TTGAAGCGAGCCATACTCACTTTCGTCTATTTGCTGGGAAGTATTGTCACCTCTGCTATTTTAGGCATTCCTTTAGTGCTTGGGTTTGCTGTAGGGTTTTGTTTTATTTTTCTACTCGTGTTGAGGACGGGTGTTTCACTGAGGGAAGGCTTAGGTATTTGTTATGCTGGTGTACGAAAAATTAGGCCTGTCATGTCTATCCTCGTTCTCATCTCACTTTTAATCCCAGCATGGATTTTAAGTGGCACGATTCCTACCATTATCTATTATCTCACAGGTTGGATACAGGTAGAATGGATTGTCCTGTTTGCCTTCGTTTTATCCGCAGGCACATCCTACGTGATTGGCACTTCCATTGGCACTTTAGGTTCTCTTGGGATGATTATTCTAGGTGTGGCTGTATCGGTTGGGGCCCCTGTCCCCATCGTCGCAGGCGCCCTCGTGTCTGGCGCCTTCTTTGGTGACAGAACCTCTCCTTTATCTTCTATGGTCCACCTGACAAGCACAACGGTTGAAGAGCATGTACGTGTGATTCTTAGAAACATGAGTTTTTCCACGGTCATGTTACTGACAGTATGCCTATTGTTTTACACCTTGCTAGGCTCCTCTATAGAGGTGAACGGGGAAGCACTTGGGAATCAAGTGCTCATGCAATTAACGGAAACCTATGTGATTCATTTGGCTGCTATATTACCCATTGGTCTATTGTTCGGTTGTATTTTAATGAAAATGTCGACCGTTTATGCTCTACTATGTGGCGTGGGAAGTGCTCTTATCCTCGCTCTCACCATGCAGGGCGCGTCTTTCTCAGAGGTGTCCTCAAGTCTATTAAGTGGGTATCACTCGGCACCGGAGGGACTAGAGGCTATTTTACGCGGGGGAGGGCTAGGGAGTATGGTGCCATTACTTTTGTTTGTATCCCTAGCTGGTATGTTGAATGGTCTCGTCGAACGCACCCAAATGTTTTATCCTTTGATACAAAAGCTTTTCATGGGTGTATCCACCTTTACCGGGTATACATATCGGACAGTCATTCTCGCAATCAGCCTAGCGGTGAGTGGGTGTAATCAAGCGTTCCCTGTCATCTTAACGGGACGATCCGTTCACAGCATGTGGCGTCAAGCTGGGCTACGTCAAGGCGATCTCGGTCGTATCATTAATGATTCTGCCGTTGTGACCTCAGGCCTTATCCCGTGGAACATGGTGGCCATCTTATCTTCTGCTGCGATCGGTGTGGCGACGTTAGACTATATGCTCTACGCCATTCTATTATGGTTTGCACCTGTCGTCACCGTCTTGGCTAGCTACTGGGAACAAAGAAAAGCCCAACACACACCTAAAGTTGGCCAGTCAAAGAGTTATTAA
- a CDS encoding nitroreductase family protein — MLEMKGFIPLNFERKSGAEQWRSVSRFTEKMSRRRSVRAFSDEDILEETLEKVIQAAGTSPSGANQQPWQFVLIKDPSVKKAIREASDRETTTQNGEGSPRHKSLDYLEEAPYLIALYRENYGLKQDESGKEQKVKHYYALESAAICAGFLLTAIEHAGLDCVVHQPVQAAQDILNRPKNEAMIALFAVGKAKSDYQAPTLARKALSEVILGDINMPEGTTQAPEFQSQPHWTPQEQLQQATDYYETIRRRRNIRDFSTEDVDIKLVEKALEVAATTPSAGNVQPYRFAVVSQPSLKRQIREQAEIEEKKLYEERMSDEWREALSPLGTNWQKPHLTDAPHLIIAFKVEEDRAQQAYDDGTKVDKRGPEAMTAAGMAVGVLLSALHHAGVCTLTHTPSPMAFLRDLLGRPKNEMPIVVLPVGYPTEDCHVPGISKKPLTDILSKI, encoded by the coding sequence ATGCTAGAAATGAAAGGATTCATTCCCTTAAACTTTGAACGCAAAAGCGGTGCAGAACAGTGGCGAAGTGTATCACGGTTTACTGAGAAAATGTCCCGCAGACGAAGTGTTCGTGCTTTTTCAGACGAGGATATTCTAGAAGAGACGCTGGAAAAGGTCATACAAGCGGCGGGTACGTCACCTTCAGGAGCCAATCAACAGCCTTGGCAGTTTGTCTTAATCAAAGACCCAAGTGTGAAGAAGGCCATTCGTGAAGCATCTGACAGAGAAACTACCACACAGAACGGTGAAGGTAGCCCCCGACACAAATCACTGGATTATCTAGAAGAAGCCCCTTATCTCATCGCTTTGTACAGAGAGAACTACGGCTTAAAACAAGATGAGTCAGGAAAGGAACAAAAGGTTAAGCATTATTATGCACTAGAGTCTGCCGCCATTTGTGCAGGGTTTTTGCTAACCGCCATTGAACATGCAGGATTAGATTGTGTGGTGCATCAGCCCGTTCAGGCGGCACAAGACATACTCAATCGCCCCAAAAATGAAGCCATGATCGCCCTGTTTGCCGTGGGTAAAGCAAAGTCAGATTATCAAGCGCCTACATTGGCCCGAAAAGCGTTATCGGAAGTGATATTAGGCGATATTAACATGCCTGAGGGCACGACACAGGCACCAGAGTTTCAGTCACAACCCCATTGGACACCACAAGAACAGCTACAGCAGGCCACTGACTATTACGAGACCATTCGTCGGCGTAGAAACATTCGGGATTTCTCAACTGAGGATGTGGACATTAAACTTGTTGAAAAAGCTTTAGAAGTCGCTGCAACCACGCCATCAGCAGGTAACGTACAACCCTACCGTTTTGCTGTTGTGAGTCAACCGTCGTTGAAGCGACAAATTCGTGAGCAGGCAGAAATAGAGGAAAAGAAACTTTACGAAGAACGGATGTCTGACGAGTGGAGAGAGGCGTTAAGTCCATTGGGAACAAACTGGCAGAAGCCCCATCTCACTGACGCCCCACACCTGATTATTGCTTTTAAAGTAGAGGAGGATCGGGCACAGCAAGCGTACGACGATGGCACGAAGGTCGATAAGCGAGGACCTGAAGCTATGACAGCGGCAGGGATGGCCGTGGGTGTTTTACTGAGCGCCCTTCACCATGCAGGGGTATGCACACTTACCCATACGCCAAGCCCAATGGCCTTCTTACGTGACCTCCTTGGTCGTCCCAAAAATGAAATGCCCATCGTCGTATTGCCTGTAGGGTACCCCACGGAGGATTGCCATGTCCCTGGTATTAGTAAAAAGCCGCTCACAGATATACTTTCAAAAATATAA
- a CDS encoding TIGR00730 family Rossman fold protein: MKTIAVYCGSSTGHDSIYMQEAKKLGQTLVANGLNLVYGGAAVGCMGAVADGVIEAGGKAIGVIPKKLKDVEIAHQNLTDLHVVDTMHERKALMMDYADAFIAFPGGSGTLEEWFEVFTWAQLGYHQKACALHNVNDYYTPMLSLFDHMIEQGFVKPAYKDLIVMEDDADTLINKLKNYEHQAIQKW; this comes from the coding sequence ATGAAAACCATTGCTGTGTATTGTGGATCAAGTACAGGACACGATTCAATTTATATGCAAGAAGCCAAAAAATTAGGGCAAACCTTAGTGGCCAACGGGCTCAATCTCGTGTATGGTGGAGCCGCCGTAGGATGTATGGGGGCTGTCGCCGACGGAGTTATTGAAGCAGGTGGGAAAGCGATTGGTGTCATCCCTAAAAAGTTAAAGGACGTTGAAATCGCCCATCAAAACTTAACTGACCTACACGTGGTCGATACGATGCATGAGAGAAAAGCACTGATGATGGATTACGCAGACGCTTTTATCGCCTTTCCTGGTGGTTCAGGAACATTAGAAGAATGGTTTGAGGTGTTTACTTGGGCGCAGTTAGGTTATCATCAGAAAGCTTGCGCGCTCCATAATGTGAACGATTACTACACCCCAATGCTGTCTCTGTTCGATCATATGATTGAACAAGGCTTCGTAAAACCGGCATACAAAGACTTGATTGTCATGGAAGACGATGCGGATACCTTAATCAATAAGCTAAAAAACTACGAACATCAAGCCATACAAAAATGGTAA
- a CDS encoding patatin-like phospholipase family protein, with translation MEQTGLVLEGGGMRGLYTAGVLEYFMEQDLYFPYVIGVSAGACMAASYLSRQKGRNKKVNIGLANHPEYLSYRNLWTKRQLFGMDFLFDEIPNNIIPFDFDTFQNAEETFVVGTTDCETGEPVYYTKREHGEHMLKIIRASSSLPFVAPAVEYDGKSLLDGGIIDPIPLQKSQKDGNTRHVVIMTKAEGFTRKRSRLASLSRLFYRQHPKIGESLENRHERYNQTLKDLYHRVDQGEVFLIQPSREVPVSRIERDQTRLTALYELGYEDAKAQYASLQAWLKQPVSEELI, from the coding sequence ATGGAACAAACAGGATTAGTTTTAGAAGGTGGCGGTATGCGCGGGTTATATACGGCCGGCGTATTAGAATATTTTATGGAGCAGGATTTGTATTTTCCTTACGTCATTGGGGTCTCGGCAGGGGCCTGTATGGCAGCGTCCTACCTGTCACGTCAGAAGGGTCGGAATAAAAAAGTAAATATCGGTTTAGCGAATCATCCGGAGTACCTGTCTTATCGTAATCTGTGGACGAAACGGCAATTATTTGGCATGGATTTTCTTTTTGACGAGATTCCTAATAACATTATCCCTTTTGATTTTGACACCTTTCAAAATGCTGAAGAAACATTTGTCGTAGGTACGACCGATTGTGAGACTGGTGAGCCTGTATATTATACGAAGCGGGAGCATGGTGAGCACATGCTCAAGATTATTAGAGCATCGAGTTCACTTCCTTTTGTGGCACCCGCGGTGGAATATGACGGGAAATCATTGCTTGATGGTGGTATTATTGATCCCATCCCCTTGCAAAAATCACAAAAGGACGGTAACACCCGTCATGTTGTCATCATGACCAAAGCAGAGGGATTTACCCGCAAACGGAGTCGACTTGCGTCCTTGTCTAGGTTGTTTTATCGGCAACATCCTAAGATAGGAGAAAGCCTAGAAAATAGACATGAGCGATACAATCAAACATTAAAGGATTTATATCACCGGGTGGATCAGGGTGAGGTCTTTCTCATTCAGCCGAGTCGAGAGGTTCCAGTGAGCAGGATAGAGCGAGATCAAACGCGTTTAACAGCGTTGTATGAGCTTGGTTATGAAGATGCCAAGGCCCAATACGCATCCTTACAGGCGTGGCTAAAGCAACCGGTATCAGAGGAGCTTATTTAA
- a CDS encoding Dps family protein, translating to MNQEQGHDNQGFSHDGFKLAMTGFDPTMPGHQQPEHQENMIFRQEPRTARTEGSGISLPYETRLEMGLQLDEHLCALNVALHQYTKHHWLTEGAESFGSLHHILDEHVKKTQDHIDSVGERVARLGVVPTAHPETQHKISYIKHEVEGRYTMRDFLRNDLEHELKIQGMMRKTIKRAHDLNDFGTVETLEEVLLDREDFGYHIWSLLEDDTLVRGMEHLLDGQGDIADQRHLNDNLPQ from the coding sequence ATGAACCAAGAGCAAGGCCATGATAACCAAGGATTTTCACACGATGGCTTTAAGTTAGCCATGACGGGCTTTGACCCGACGATGCCAGGTCATCAACAACCTGAGCACCAGGAGAATATGATCTTTCGTCAGGAGCCGCGTACGGCAAGAACAGAGGGATCAGGGATCAGTCTCCCGTATGAAACGCGCTTAGAGATGGGGCTCCAATTAGATGAACATCTTTGTGCGCTGAATGTGGCCTTACATCAATACACGAAACACCACTGGTTAACGGAAGGTGCGGAGTCTTTCGGAAGCTTACACCATATCTTAGATGAACATGTGAAGAAAACCCAAGACCATATCGACAGCGTAGGTGAGCGTGTTGCACGGCTTGGTGTCGTGCCAACAGCCCACCCAGAGACACAGCATAAAATTTCATATATTAAGCACGAAGTAGAGGGTCGCTACACGATGAGGGACTTCTTACGTAACGACCTCGAGCATGAGCTCAAAATTCAGGGAATGATGAGAAAGACGATTAAGAGAGCGCATGATCTCAATGATTTTGGTACGGTCGAGACACTTGAGGAAGTCTTACTCGATCGAGAAGACTTCGGGTACCATATTTGGAGCCTGCTAGAGGACGATACCCTTGTTAGAGGGATGGAGCATTTGTTGGATGGACAAGGGGATATTGCTGACCAACGTCACCTGAACGATAATCTACCACAGTAA